The Schizosaccharomyces pombe strain 972h- genome assembly, chromosome: I genome contains a region encoding:
- the yos1 gene encoding transport protein Yos1 — translation MFGFGNILYVTLLLLNAVAILSEDRFLGRIGWSQSAALGFGDRQDTIKSRILHLIRAIRTVMTFPLIAINTIVIVYNLVLG, via the exons ATGTTTGGGTTTGGAAATATATTATATG TCACtttattgcttttaaacGCGGTTGCTATTCTTTCAGAGGATAGATTTTTAGGAAGAA tTGGATGGTCCCAAAGTGCTGCCCTGGGATTTGGTGATCGACAAGATACTATCAAAAGCCGAATTTTGCATTTAATTCGAGCTATAAGAACTGTCATGACTT tCCCTCTTATTGCCATAAACACGATTGTTATTGTTTATAACCTCGTCTTGGGATGA
- the usp101 gene encoding U1 snRNP-associated protein Usp101, whose translation MAEKLPAPLLALFAPRPPLRYLPPMDVPPEKRSTPRVSGIAKYLKYAQSHDQQYHPTESLEEKRLRLRDEKQKQQRERLRSMIKVWDPDHDRHVIGDPYKTMFLSRLSYDTKESDIEREFTRYGPIERIRVVRNKVTGKSMGYAFVVFERERDLKVAYKASAGLMLNGRRIVVDVERGRTVKGWLPRKLGGGLGGRHYTKERPRRERGSRFRGDSGFRGGYRGGFRKSSGGGSRFGRGPTRSSHSSDYGGRDSSPKRRRYN comes from the coding sequence ATGGCTGAAAAATTACCGGCTCCTCTACTTGCATTGTTTGCTCCACGTCCCCCATTGAGGTATCTGCCTCCTATGGATGTGCCTCCTGAGAAACGTTCAACACCTCGCGTTTCAGGCATAGCAAAATATCTGAAATATGCGCAGTCTCACGATCAACAATATCACCCGACTGAAAGCTTGGAAGAAAAGCGTTTGCGTCTTAGAGACgagaaacaaaaacagCAACGAGAAAGATTACGGTCCATGATTAAGGTATGGGATCCTGATCACGATCGCCATGTCATTGGAGATCCATATAAAACTATGTTTCTTTCTCGGTTAAGCTATGATACCAAGGAAAGCGATATTGAACGAGAATTTACTCGATATGGGCCTATCGAGCGCATACGAGTTGTTCGTAATAAAGTTACAGGAAAATCAATGGGATATGCATTTGTTGTGTTTGAAAGGGAACGAGATTTAAAAGTTGCTTACAAAGCATCAGCTGGTTTGATGCTAAATGGAAGGCGGATAGTGGTCGATGTCGAAAGAGGTAGAACTGTAAAAGGATGGCTACCGCGTAAGTTAGGTGGTGGACTTGGCGGGCGACATTATACAAAAGAAAGGCCGCGACGGGAACGGGGATCCCGATTTCGTGGCGACTCTGGATTTCGTGGTGGCTATCGAGGAGGATTTCGAAAATCTTCTGGAGGAGGGTCAAGATTTGGTCGTGGTCCTACTCGCTCCTCTCACTCTTCAGACTATGGAGGAAGAGATAGTTCCCCTAAGCGTCGTCGCTACAATTGA
- the upf2 gene encoding nonsense-mediated decay protein Upf2: protein MSREEQIKKLNQYLDNRELAFRAKDGDKNIFHTESQLDSSLKKNTAFMKRCKSSLTSENYDSFIKEIKTLSLKKFIPEITAAIVEGMMKCKATKDILSSVKIVWALNLRFSTAFTGPMLANLYCALYPNPGYSLCHESYFELKQNENEVSEKDRSSHLLKVRPLLRFLIEFWLNGVVGTPEDFVSYLPSTDSNDKKFRKPWFEEQNLKKPLVVLLFNDLMDTRFGFLLLPVLTSLVRTFSCELFTTEDFEDKETLELVNRLNPVVWRTYLRKSLNSYVDKLEVYCQKRKSLFEELNKQYQEQSIIRADPNNEKFQRLANFSKSIESEFSSYASLSEVLNRKASEDLLELNFMEKASSGTNSVFNASGERSESANVETAQVWDDREQYFFYEVFPNFNEGSIAEMKSSIYESSQEGIRSSSENNKKEDDLKDSTGDLNTTQVSSRVDNFLLKLPSMVSLELTNEMALEFYDLNTKASRNRLIKALCTIPRTSSFLVPYYVRLARILSQLSSEFSTSLVDHARHSFKRMIHRKAKHEYDTRLLIVRYISELTKFQLMPFHMVFECYKLCINEFTPFDLEVLALLLESCGRFLLRYPETKLQMQSFLEAIQKKKLASALASQDQLVLENALHFVNPPKRGIIVSKKKSLKEEFLYDLIQIRLKDDNVFPTLLLLRKFDWKDDYQILYNTIMEVWNIKYNSLNALARLLSALYKFHPEFCIHVIDDTLESLFSAVNNSDHVEKQKRLAQARFISELCVIHMLDVRAITNFLFHLLPLEKFESFLTMKASTLTNINNDMFRLRLIVVVLQTCGPSIIRSKTKKTMLTYLLAYQCYFLIQPEMPLDMLYEFEDVIGYVRPSMKVYMHYEEARNALTERLQAISDDWEEDDTRPVFQGANDGDISSNEESVYLPEDISDESETDEESSGLEESDLLDSEDEDIDNEMQLSRELDEEFERLTNESLLTRMHEKNPGFDVPLPLRASSLGSPYVTRNEESASESSHVMFTLLTKRGNKQRSQYLEIPSHSSLVRSTKNQQTEEIMERKRVKEMVLNFE from the coding sequence ATGTCAAGAGAagaacaaataaaaaaacttaatcAATATTTGGATAATAGAGAGCTTGCCTTCCGAGCCAAAGATGGtgacaaaaatatatttcataCTGAGAGCCAGCTGGATTCTTctctaaagaaaaatacagCATTTATGAAAAGATGTAAGTCCTCATTAACTTCTGAAAATTACGATTCCTTtataaaggaaataaaaaccctgtctttgaaaaagttcATTCCTGAAATTACCGCCGCCATCGTAGAAGGAATGATGAAATGTAAAGCTACTAAAGACATACTGTCGTCAGTCAAAATTGTTTGGGCTCTTAATCTGCGTTTTTCCACGGCTTTTACTGGACCCATGCTGGCCAACTTATACTGTGCTTTATACCCAAACCCAGGATACTCATTGTGTCACGAATCATACTTTGAACTAAAGCAAAATGAAAACGAAGTTTCCGAAAAGGACCGTTCCTCTCATTTACTCAAAGTTAGACCGCTCCTTAGGTTTTTGATTGAGTTTTGGTTAAATGGTGTTGTTGGCACTCCTGAGGATTTCGTCTCTTATTTACCTTCTACTGATTCGAATGATAAAAAGTTTCGTAAGCCATGGTTTGAAgagcaaaatttaaaaaaacccTTGGTGGTTCTGCTATTCAATGACCTTATGGACACAAGATTTGGGTTTCTCTTGTTACCGGTTTTGACATCTTTGGTGAGGACTTTTTCTTGCGAACTTTTCACTACAGAGgattttgaagataaaGAAACTTTAGAACTAGTTAATCGCCTTAATCCGGTTGTGTGGAGGACTTATTTAAGAAAGTCGTTGAATTCCTACGTAGACAAATTAGAGGTCTACTGCCAAAAGCGAAAATCtctttttgaagaattaaacaaacaatATCAAGAGCAAAGCATTATAAGGGCAGATCcaaacaatgaaaaattcCAGCGCCTTGctaacttttcaaaatcgaTCGAGTctgaattttcttcttatgCTTCTCTTTCAGAAGTATTGAATAGAAAAGCTTCCGAAGATCTCTTGGAACTCAACTTTATGGAAAAGGCTTCCTCTGGAACTAATAGCGTGTTTAATGCATCAGGCGAAAGGAGTGAGTCTGCCAATGTTGAAACGGCTCAAGTTTGGGATGATAGAGagcaatattttttttacgagGTGTTCCcaaattttaatgaagGTTCTATAGctgaaatgaaaagtagCATTTACGAATCCAGTCAGGAAGGTATTCGTTCTTCATCtgaaaacaataaaaaagaagatgatcTTAAGGACTCAACGGGCGATCTAAATACAACGCAAGTAAGCTCAAGAGTTGATAACTTCTTGCTAAAATTACCCTCCATGGTTTCCTTAGAACTCACGAATGAAATGGCCTTGGAGTTTTACGACTTAAATACAAAGGCATCTAGGAATCGACTTATAAAGGCTTTGTGCACTATCCCTAGGACATCGTCTTTCCTTGTTCCTTATTATGTTCGATTAGCACGTATTCTTTCTCAACTTTCATCAGAGTTTTCCACTTCATTGGTAGATCATGCAAGACATTCGTTCAAAAGGATGATTCATCGAAAAGCTAAGCACGAATACGATACTAGATTGCTTATTGTTCGTTATATTTCTGAACTTACTAAATTTCAGTTGATGCCTTTCCACATGGTTTTTGAATGCTATAAATTGTGTATAAATGAGTTTACACCATTTGACTTGGAAGTTTTAGCATTACTTTTAGAAAGTTGTGGGAGATTTCTTCTTCGTTATCCGGAAACCAAGTTGCAAATGCAATCGTTTTTAGAAGCcattcagaaaaaaaaattggcttCTGCGCTTGCCTCTCAAGATCAGCTTGTACTAGAAAATGCTTTACACTTCGTCAATCCGCCAAAGCGTGGTATCatagtttcaaaaaaaaaatcattgaaaGAGGAATTCTTGTACGATTTAATTCAAATTCGTTTAAAAGATGACAATGTCTTTCCGACCCTTTTACTGCTTAGGAAGTTTGATTGGAAAGACGATTATCAAATTCTGTACAATACAATTATGGAGGTTTggaatataaaatataattctttaaatgcTCTTGCTCGTCTGCTTAGTGCGCTTTATAAGTTCCATCCAGAATTCTGTATTCATGTGATTGACGATACACTGGAAAGTTTGTTTTCAGCCGTTAATAATTCCGATCATGTGgagaagcaaaaaagatTGGCACAAGCTCGATTTATATCTGAACTTTGTGTCATCCATATGCTCGACGTGCGTGcaattacaaattttttgttccaTTTACTACCATTAGAGAAATttgaatcttttttaacCATGAAAGCGTCAACATTAACCAATATTAACAATGACATGTTTCGATTAAGACTTATTGTTGTAGTTTTGCAGACTTGTGGACCATCAATCATCCGttcaaaaacgaaaaagaCGATGCTTACATATCTATTAGCTTATCAGTGTTATTTTCTCATTCAACCAGAAATGCCTTTAGATATGCTTTATGAATTTGAAGACGTGATAGGATATGTGCGACCTAGCATGAAAGTATACATGCATTATGAGGAAGCCAGGAATGCTCTAACGGAAAGGCTTCAGGCCATTTCTGATGATTGGGAAGAAGATGATACACGTCCAGTATTCCAGGGTGCTAATGATGGTGATATTAGCTCGAATGAAGAAAGTGTTTATCTGCCGGAAGATATATCAGATGAATCTGAAACAGACGAGGAATCATCGGGATTGGAAGAGTCTGATCTGTTGGATAGTGAAGACGAAGATATTGATAACGAAATGCAATTAAGTAGAGAGCTTGATGAAGAGTTTGAGCGCCTAACTAATGAAAGCTTACTGACTCGTATGCATGAGAAAAATCCGGGATTTGATGTTCCACTTCCTCTTAGAGCTTCTAGCCTAGGCTCTCCATATGTGACAAGAAATGAGGAATCAGCTAGCGAATCGTCGCACGTGATGTTTACTTTATTGACCAAAAGGGGAAATAAACAGCGTTCTCAATATTTAGAGATTCCCTCGCATTCTTCGTTGGTCAGGTCTACCAAGAATCAGCAAACTGAAGAAATAATGGAACGGAAACGTGTTAAAGAAATGGTTTTGAACTTCGAATAA
- the irc6 gene encoding recombination protein Irc6, with amino-acid sequence MRVILVIGRSNSGKLDFIKALTGSLPKGLDDEAFNNDHSGLIHKYNIRNKYFEASVGIWIEEYSNLAETLDAYSSEEAKEVIDSLGAIVYTFRSFDEAEWSLFKNFIDKLQLEIPVIGLHMSDEKLLEPPDVFTPEYISISEEGVNEFNEKVGLDRVREILDCCEWNLSQVDKSFSEEKDDAGDFYLPERFKGSPDMQSTDLDNLMKEMNQIRDADLEKNEKKAKALNLLEKLLGDEFEENDYESL; translated from the exons ATGCGAGTTATTTTGGTTATAGGTCGCTCTAATTCTGGAAAGCTAGATTTTATTAAGG CTTTGACGGGTTCTTTACCGAAGGGGTTAGATGACGAGGCATTTAACAATGATCATTCTGGCTTGATTCATAAGTATAATAtcagaaataaatattttgaagctTCGGTTGGTATTTGGATTGAAGAATATTCTAATTTAGCTGAAACTTTGGATGCTTATAGTTCTGAAGAAGCGAAGGAAGTTATTGATAGCTTAGGTGCCATTGTATATACTTTTCGAAGTTTTGATGAAGCTGAGTGGtctctttttaaaaattttatagaTAAACTACAGCTAGAGATTCCGGTAATTGGGTTGCACATGTCagatgaaaaattactaGAACCACCTGATGTGTTTACCCCAGAATATATTTCTATCAGCGAGGAAGGAGTGAATGAATTCAATG AGAAAGTAGGACTGGACCGTGTTCGAGAAATTCTCGATTGCTGCGAATGGAACTTGTCACAAGTTGATAAAAGTTTCTCGGAAGAAAAGGATGATGCCGGAGATTTCTATCTCCCGGAACGATTCAAAGGAAGTCCAGACATGCAATCGACGGATCTGGATAATTtgatgaaagaaatgaacCAAATTAGAG ATGCTGACctggaaaaaaatgagaaaaaggCCAAGgctttaaatcttttagaaaaattgttAGGCGATGAATTCGAGGAAAATGATTATGAATCGCTGTAG
- the pth2 gene encoding aminoacyl-tRNA hydrolase: MKVPFVNFMISSFPAAVLVGAVVGFMIGRKYSVADASRGYSSKNANKASNPEKESPVSVSNDEDSESETELLDMLKGNSSLAALALAEGQTKMVLVVRTDLGMTKGKIAAQCAHAALACYKIASAVDPDLVRIWENAGQAKITLQAQTEETLELLQAQAMSLGLCARVIHDAGRTQIASGSATVLGIGPGPVSVINEVTGSLKLF, from the coding sequence ATGAAAGTACCTTTCGTAAATTTCATGATCTCCTCCTTTCCTGCAGCAGTACTTGTCGGCGCTGTAGTGGGGTTTATGATCGGACGCAAATACAGTGTAGCAGATGCATCAAGAGGTTATAGTTCCAAAAATGCCAACAAAGCATCTAACccagaaaaagaaagtcCTGTTTCTGTTAGCAATGATGAAGACAGCGAGTCCGAAACTGAACTTTTAGATATGCTGAAAGGAAACAGCAGTTTGGCTGCGCTTGCATTGGCGGAAGGACAAACTAAAATGGTATTGGTCGTTAGGACGGATTTAGGCATGaccaaaggaaaaatagCAGCTCAATGTGCGCATGCAGCCTTAGCCTGCTACAAAATCGCATCTGCGGTGGACCCCGATTTGGTACGTATATGGGAAAATGCTGGACAGGCTAAAATTACTCTTCAAGCTCAAACCGAAGAGACGTTGGAATTACTGCAAGCCCAAGCAATGTCTCTAGGGCTATGTGCCAGGGTTATACACGATGCTGGTCGCACCCAGATTGCATCTGGTTCTGCTACAGTCTTGGGCATTGGTCCTGGGCCTGTCAGCGTAATCAATGAGGTTACAGgatctttaaaattattctga
- the rfp1 gene encoding SUMO-targeted ubiquitin-protein ligase subunit Rfp1 has protein sequence MQFNGSNGIDESSVIDLTRSPSPPVETSISSTNIIDLDAIPDDSFPSSPVLSPRRRRMNRRRNERSRNFPSNHLSYLEDMIYLGPQVSTRRSSSRRDLMGMIARTFPEFSSVNSLSPSLFQLIVNRMRFDAIHPEWTNGSDDEYFSNHFEESYDDFTSSLENIKQSYKPPGPPKSGFTRSFNNDTLMVCPRCQEPLGTSKSKEKSALWATKCGHVYCGSCAKVLKTSKRSQSKCLVNDCGRYLNTKNAMWELFY, from the coding sequence ATGCAATTTAATGGAAGCAATGGAATAGATGAAAGCAGTGTAATTGATTTGACGAGATCACCTTCTCCACCAGTCGAAACTTctatttcttcaacaaaTATCATTGATTTGGATGCTATTCCTGATGACAGCTTTCCATCATCTCCTGTTCTAAGTCCTCGAAGAAGGCGTATGAACCGGAGAAGGAATGAACGGTCTCGTAACTTTCCTTCAAATCATTTATCGTATTTGGAAGACATGATTTACTTAGGTCCTCAGGTGTCCACTCGTCGTTCTTCTTCACGTCGAGATTTGATGGGAATGATTGCCAGGACATTTCCTGAGTTTAGTTCTGTTAATTCCTTATCCCCTTCTCTTTTCCAGTTGATTGTGAACCGAATGAGATTTGACGCTATACATCCAGAATGGACTAACGGTTCAGACGACGAATATTTCTCTAACcattttgaagaatcatATGATGATTTTACTTcttctttagaaaatataaaacagTCTTACAAGCCTCCAGGCCCTCCAAAATCTGGATTTACTAGAAGCTTTAACAATGATACATTGATGGTTTGTCCAAGATGTCAGGAACCATTAGGAACATCCAAAAGCAAAGAGAAATCTGCATTATGGGCAACAAAGTGTGGTCACGTCTATTGTGGCTCTTGTgcaaaagttttgaaaaccAGTAAACGATCTCAGTCAAAATGTCTAGTGAATGACTGTGGCCGTTATTTAAATACGAAAAATGCCATGTGggaattattttattga
- the dcp2 gene encoding mRNA-decapping complex catalytic subunit Dcp2: MSFTNATFSQVLDDLSARFILNLPAEEQSSVERLCFQIEQAHWFYEDFIRAQNDQLPSLGLRVFSAKLFAHCPLLWKWSKVHEEAFDDFLRYKTRIPVRGAIMLDMSMQQCVLVKGWKASSGWGFPKGKIDKDESDVDCAIREVYEETGFDCSSRINPNEFIDMTIRGQNVRLYIIPGISLDTRFESRTRKEISKIEWHNLMDLPTFKKNKPQTMKNKFYMVIPFLAPLKKWIKKRNIANNTTKEKNISVDVDADASSQLLSLLKSSTAPSDLATPQPSTFPQPPVESHSSFDIKQKILHLLNEGNEPKSPIQLPPVSNLPLNPPIQSSNSRLSHDNNSFDPFAYLGLDPKNPSASFPRVVSQNNMLTNKPVLNNHFQQSMYSNLLKDQNSVQHLFAASDMPSPMELPSPSTVYHQVFYPPTSTSVSSYGLGKTPQPAYGSSSPYVNGHQTQQISSLPPFQSQTQFLARNSDNSGQSYNSEGDSNSKRLLSMLSQQDTTPSSSTLSKEANVQLANLFLTPNSLETKKFSDNSQGEEISDNLHGESCNNPNANSVHSAQLLQALLHPSATETKEETPKKTSDSLSLLTLLKSGLPTPANDLQNKSQNNERKASSQVKELEVKNYSKSTDLLKKTLRIPRNDEPLEAANQFDLLKVSPQQKSEVPPKRNELSQSKLKNRKKKENSETNKNHVDMSPGFVKILKRSPLADQKKEDTQESDFKGSDDHFLSYLQSVVSSNSNGLH, encoded by the coding sequence atgtCGTTCACAAATGCCACGTTTTCGCAAGTGCTGGATGATTTATCAGCTAGATTTATCTTGAATTTACCAGCAGAGGAGCAAAGTAGCGTTGAACGactttgttttcaaatcgAACAAGCTCATTGGTTTTATGAAGATTTTATACGTGCGCAAAACGATCAGTTGCCATCACTAGGTTTGCGTGTTTTTAGTGCAAAGCTTTTTGCTCACTGTCCTTTATTGTGGAAGTGGAGTAAGGTCCATGAAGAGGCGtttgatgattttttacgATATAAGACTCGTATTCCTGTCCGCGGAGCTATAATGCTTGATATGTCAATGCAGCAATGCGTACTTGTCAAAGGATGGAAAGCATCATCCGGCTGGGGATTTCCTAAGggaaaaattgataaagatGAATCTGATGTTGATTGTGCTATTCGTGAAGTATATGAAGAAACAGGCTTTGACTGTTCTAGCCGTATAAATCCTaatgaatttattgatATGACTATACGTGGACAAAACGTTCGATTGTATATTATTCCTGGAATATCTTTGGATACAAGATTTGAATCTCGtacaagaaaagaaattagtaaaattgaATGGCATAATCTTATGGATCTTCCtacattcaaaaaaaataaacctCAGACcatgaaaaacaaattttacaTGGTAATCCCATTTTTGGCGCCATTGAAGAAATGGATTAAGAAGAGGAATATTGCCAATAACACTaccaaagaaaagaacATTTCCGTTGATGTTGATGCTGATGCTTCTTCCCAACTGCTTTCTCTTTTGAAATCTTCGACAGCACCTTCAGACCTTGCTACTCCGCAACCTTCAACTTTTCCTCAGCCACCAGTTGAATCacattcttcttttgacaTTAAACAGAAAATCTTgcatttattaaatgaagGAAATGAACCTAAATCTCCAATTCAACTTCCTCCTGTGTCGAACCTTCCTCTTAATCCCCCCATTCAAAGCAGCAATTCTCGTTTATCGCATGATAATAACAGTTTCGATCCTTTTGCTTACCTTGGATTGGATCCAAAAAATCCATCTGCTTCTTTTCCAAGAGTTGTTTCTCAAAACAACATGTTAACTAATAAACCTGTGTTGAATAATCACTTTCAGCAGAGTATGTATTCAAATTTACTTAAAGACCAAAATTCTGTTCAGCATTTATTTGCCGCTAGCGACATGCCTTCTCCAATGGAATTGCCCTCGCCAAGTACTGTTTATCATCAAGTTTTTTATCCTCCCACTTCGACTTCCGTTAGTTCCTATGGTTTAGGCAAAACTCCGCAACCAGCATACGGATCTTCTTCTCCCTATGTAAATGGTCATCAGACTCAACaaatttcttctcttcCTCCTTTTCAATCTCAGACTCAGTTTTTAGCTCGAAATTCCGATAACTCAGGTCAATCATATAATTCGGAAGGAGActcaaattcaaaaaggTTATTAAGTATGCTCTCTCAGCAGGATACGACACCCTCATCTTCTACGTTAAGCAAAGAGGCAAATGTTCAATTAGcgaatctttttttgacgCCTAATTCATTAGagacaaagaaattttctGACAATAGTCAAGGAGAGGAAATATCAGATAATTTGCATGGTGAAAGTTGTAATAATCCTAACGCCAATTCTGTACACTCCGCACAATTACTTCAAGCTCTCTTACATCCATCCGCAACCGAAACAAAAGAGGAAACACCGAAAAAGACATCTGATTCGTTAAGTTTACTTACACTTCTTAAATCTGGATTGCCTACTCCTGCAAACgatttgcaaaataaatCACAGAATAACGAACGCAAAGCTTCCAGTCAGGTAAAGGAGTTGGAGGTCAAAAACTACAGCAAAAGCACTGATTTGTTAAAGAAGACACTTCGTATTCCCAGAAATGATGAGCCACTAGAAGCCGCTAATCAGTTTGATTTACTAAAAGTATCTCCGCAACAAAAGTCTGAGGTTCCTCCTAAACGAAACGAATTATCGCaatcaaaattgaaaaatagaaagaagaaggagAATTCGGAAACCAACAAAAACCATGTTGATATGAGTCCTGGTTTCGTTAAGATTTTAAAACGTTCGCCTTTGGCAgatcaaaaaaaggaagataCCCAGGAATCCGATTTCAAAGGGTCTGATGATCATTTTCTGTCATATTTACAATCTGTCGTGTCTTCTAACTCCAATGGTCTTCATTAA
- the trp2 gene encoding tryptophan synthase has product MTEQIKKTFLKAKEENKNVLVTFVTCGFPNVDETIKIMQGLQNGGAGIIELGIPFSDAVADGPTICKGNEIALKNNITLEKVFETVKLARDAGVTIPIILMGYYNPIFSYGDAKTIQKAKEVGANGFIIVDLPPEEAVGFREECKKQGVSFVPLVAPSTTDRRMELLASVADSFIYVVSRMGSTGSSATGVINTALPQLCQRVRKFAGDTPLAVGFGVNTSEHFHQVGSVSDGVVVGSKIIDLILKAEPGTAATVVEEYCKYLTKEDPSAPVPKQFQSGGSVATAPPAAVVEPINEMYLPQKYGMFGGMYVPEALTQCLVELESVFYKALHDEKFWEEFRSYYEYMGRPSALDYAKRLTEYCGGAHIWLKREDLNHGGSHKINNCIGQILLAKRLGKNRIIAETGAGQHGVATAICAAKFGMKCTIYMGAEDCRRQALNVFRIRLLGAEVVPVTSGTQTLRDAVNEALKAWVEQIDTTHYLIGSAIGPHPFPTIVKTFQSVIGEETKAQMQEKRKKLPDAVVACVGGGSNSIGMFSPFKADKSVMMLGCEAGGDGVDTPKHSATLTMGKVGVFHGVRTYVLQREDGQIQDTHSISAGLDYPGVGPELSELKYTNRAEFIAVTDAQCLEGFRALCHLEGIIPALESSHAVYGGMELAKKLPKDKDIVITISGRGDKDVQSVAEQLPILGPKIGWDLRF; this is encoded by the coding sequence ATGACAGAgcagattaaaaaaacgtttctcaaagcaaaagaagaaaacaaaaatgttttagtGACATTTGTCACTTGCGGTTTTCCTAATGTTGATGAAACTATCAAAATTATGCAAGGTTTGCAAAATGGAGGAGCAGGAATAATTGAGCTTGgtattcctttttctgaTGCCGTCGCTGATGGTCCTACAATTTGCAAGGGAAACGAAATTGCTTTGAAGAATAATATTACTTtagaaaaagtatttgaaaCTGTAAAGCTCGCTCGTGATGCAGGTGTAACTATCCCTATAATTTTGATGGGTTACTACAATCCTATTTTCAGTTATGGAGATGCCAAAACTATTCAAAAGGCAAAGGAGGTTGGCGCTAATGGTTTCATCATCGTTGACCTTCCTCCAGAGGAGGCTGTCGGCTTTAGAGAAGAATGTAAAAAGCAAGGTGTTAGTTTCGTTCCTCTTGTTGCTCCTTCTACTACGGACAGGCGTATGGAGCTCTTGGCCTCTGTGGCTGACTCCTTTATTTACGTTGTTTCTCGTATGGGTAGTACAGGATCATCTGCTACCGGAGTAATCAATACTGCTTTGCCTCAGCTCTGTCAGCGTGTTCGTAAATTTGCTGGAGATACCCCTCTAGCAGTTGGTTTTGGTGTTAACACCAGTGAACATTTCCACCAAGTTGGCAGCGTGTCAGATGGTGTTGTAGTTGGAAGCAAAATTATcgatttgattttgaaggCAGAGCCTGGCACTGCTGCTACCGTGGTTGAGGAATATTGTAAATATCTTACTAAAGAAGACCCATCCGCACCTGTACCTAAACAGTTTCAATCCGGTGGTTCTGTTGCTACTGCCCCCCCTGCTGCTGTGGTCGAACCTATCAACGAAATGTATCTTCCTCAAAAATATGGCATGTTTGGTGGTATGTATGTTCCAGAAGCATTAACCCAGTGCTTAGTTGAACTTGAAAGTGTATTTTATAAGGCTTTGCATGATGAAAAGTTTTGGGAAGAATTTCGTTCTTATTATGAGTATATGGGTCGTCCAAGTGCCCTCGATTATGCTAAGCGTTTAACTGAGTATTGTGGTGGTGCCCATATTTGGTTGAAGCGTGAAGACTTGAATCATGGTGGTTCACACAAAATTAACAACTGTATTGGGCAAATTCTTCTTGCCAAACGTTTAGGAAAAAACCGTATCATTGCTGAAACTGGTGCTGGTCAGCATGGAGTTGCTACTGCTATCTGTGCCGCTAAATTTGGTATGAAATGTACTATCTACATGGGTGCAGAAGATTGTCGTCGTCAAGCACTCAACGTTTTTCGCATCCGTCTTTTGGGAGCTGAAGTCGTTCCGGTTACTTCAGGTACACAGACCCTTCGTGATGCTGTTAACGAAGCTTTGAAGGCGTGGGTCGAACAAATAGACACCActcattatttaattgGATCTGCAATTGGCCCTCATCCATTCCCTACCATTGTTAAAACTTTCCAAAGTGTCATTGGCGAGGAAACGAAAGCGCAAATGCAAGAGAAGCGTAAAAAACTTCCTGATGCAGTTGTTGCTTGTGTTGGTGGTGGATCCAATTCGATTGGAATGTTTTCTCCCTTCAAAGCCGATAAAAGTGTAATGATGTTGGGTTGTGAAGCTGGTGGTGATGGTGTAGATACCCCCAAACATAGTGCTACATTGACTATGGGAAAAGTTGGTGTATTTCATGGAGTTCGAACATATGTTCTGCAACGCGAAGATGGACAAATTCAAGATACTCACTCTATATCTGCTGGATTGGATTATCCAGGTGTGGGACCCGAATTATCTGAACTTAAATATACCAATCGCGCAGAGTTTATCGCTGTCACTGATGCTCAATGTTTAGAAGGATTCCGCGCTCTATGTCATCTTGAAGGTATCATTCCCGCTTTGGAATCTTCTCATGCTGTGTATGGTGGAATGGAGCTTGCTAAAAAGTTACCTAAAGATAAGGATATTGTGATCACCATTTCAGGTCGTGGTGACAAGGATGTTCAAAGCGTAGCTGAACAACTTCCTATTTTAGGTCCTAAAATTGGATGGGACCTTCGCTTTTAA